A portion of the Parambassis ranga chromosome 22, fParRan2.1, whole genome shotgun sequence genome contains these proteins:
- the stac gene encoding SH3 and cysteine-rich domain-containing protein isoform X3: MIPPVSTIQDESGGKEDERDQNETPKSPTANGSQQESKNTVRPEHHKRKLQRLKRSLSFKTKSIRSKSADNFFRTSTENKTELLSDVSSSTGHLCSIGMAPPHTTSLPIPPVPPAIPSAPPPTSRPQSRNPLQVDSAGHCFMEHIFKKPTFCDVCNHMIVGTTAKHVVFLAGNTAKHGLRCKACKMSLHHKCENGVGQQRCMGKLPKGFRRYYSSPLLIQEQYGCIKEVLPIACGNKVDPVYEALRFGTSLAQKAKRASGSESPHRNSTSDLDKVPEEVVAHSSRQELLRKHSDDVFTVIENGTEHFHQTERKSDDLPMEQSQLQKLNTYVALYSFTPQESHDLEMRAGDRILLADDSNDDWWKICVSSEGEHSGFIRVACGKKRGFVPCDVLEII; this comes from the exons atgaTCCCGCCGGTCAGCACGATTCAGGACGAAAGTGGGGGCAAAGAGGACGAACGGGACCAGAATGAGACACCCAAATCCCCGACGGCGAACGGCAGCCAGCAGGAAAGCAAG AATACTGTGAGGCCTGAACATCACAAGCGCAAG CTGCAAAGACTCAAACGCTCCCTCTCCTTCAAGACCAAGAGCATCCGCAGTAAGAGCGCCGACAACTTCTTTCGAACCAGCACGGAAAACAAGACAGAGCTGCTCTctgatgtcagcagcagcacggGCCATCTCTGCAGCATCGGGATGGCCCCGCCGCATACCACCAGCCTCCCAATTCCTCCCGTCCCCCCGGCCATCCCCTCCGCGCCTCCCCCCACGTCGCGTCCCCAGTCACGCAACCCACTGCAGGTAGACTCAGCCGGGCACTGCTTCATGGAGCACATCTTCAAGAAGCCCACGTTCTGCGATGTCTGCAACCACATGATTGTAG GTACGACAGCCAAGCACGTGGTGTTCCTGGCTGGAAACACGGCGAAGCACGGCCTGCGCTGCAAAGCCTGCAAGATGAGCCTCCACCACAAGTGTGAGAATGGAGTCGGGCAGCAGAGATGCATGGGGAAACTG CCAAAAGGCTTTCGGCGGTACTACAGCTCTCCATTACTAATCCAGGAACAGTACGGCTGTATCAAGGAAGTCCTGCCCATTG cctgtggcaACAAGGTGGATCCTGTGTATGAAGCCCTGAGGTTTGGGACATCACTGGCTCAGAAGGCCAAGAGGGCCAGCGGCTCAGAGTCTCCTCACAGAAACTCA ACCAGTGACTTGGATAAAGTTCCAGAGGAAGTTGTTGctcacagcagcaggcaggagtTGTTGAGAAAACATAGCGATGATG tTTTCACAGTGATTGAGAACGGTACGGAACATTTCCaccagacagagagaaaatctGATGATCTGCCG aTGGAGCAAAGTCAGCTACAAAAGCTTAACACCTACGTGGCCTTGTACAGCTTCACCCCACAAGAGAGCCATGACCTGGAGATGAG AGCTGGAGATAGGATCCTATTGGCAGATGACTCCAATGACGACTGGTGGAAG ATCTGTGTGAGCAGTGAGGGAGAGCACAGCGGCTTCATCAGAGTGGCATGTGGAAAGAAGAGAGGCTTCGTGCCCTGTGATGTTCTGGAAATCATCTGA
- the gnly gene encoding antimicrobial peptide NK-lysin, with product MKASTVLLLCTLAACSVWAVHGRTIEVNIADEEQVDIDVSVEASKVPGLCWACKWALNKVKTLVGKNCTAEKLKAKLNAVCEEIGLLKAACRKFVKSHLGELIEELTTTDDVRTICVNLKACKPKELLGLFFYPNNEDPRIPNDEKIKIAVVTD from the exons ATGAAAGCGTCCACCGTCCTCCTCCTGTGCACTTTGGCAGCATGCTCAG TCTGGGCAGTCCATGGCAGAACCATTGAAGTCAACATTGCTGATGAGGAGCAGGTGGACATAGATGTATCTGTGGAAGCATCCAAG GTCCCAGGGTTGTGCTGGGCGTGCAAATGGGCTTTGAACAAAGTGAAGACACTGGTTGGAAAAAATTGCACTGCAGAG AAACTGAAAGCAAAGCTGAACGCAGTCTGTGAAGAAATTGGACTGCTGAAAGCTGCCTGCCGCAAATTTGTGAAGAGTCACCTGGGAGAGCTGATCGAGGAGCTCACAACCACCGACGATGTGAGGACCATCTGTGTCAACTTGAAAGCATGCAA GCCAAAGGAGTTGTTGGGCCTGTTCTTTTATCCGAACAATGAAGATCCGCGCATTCCAAATGATGAAAAAATCAAAATTGCAGTTGTGACCGACTAG
- the stac gene encoding SH3 and cysteine-rich domain-containing protein isoform X2 → MIPPVSTIQDESGGKEDERDQNETPKSPTANGSQQESKLQRLKRSLSFKTKSIRSKSADNFFRTSTENKTELLSDVSSSTGHLCSIGMAPPHTTSLPIPPVPPAIPSAPPPTSRPQSRNPLQVDSAGHCFMEHIFKKPTFCDVCNHMIVGTTAKHVVFLAGNTAKHGLRCKACKMSLHHKCENGVGQQRCMGKLPKGFRRYYSSPLLIQEQYGCIKEVLPIACGNKVDPVYEALRFGTSLAQKAKRASGSESPHRNSTSDLDKVPEEVVAHSSRQELLRKHSDDVFTVIENGTEHFHQTERKSDDLPMEQSQLQKLNTYVALYSFTPQESHDLEMRAGDRILLADDSNDDWWKGVIEDRIGFFPAAFAHQLRDGDQVFRCNRTFIGCKEQGQITLKEGQICVSSEGEHSGFIRVACGKKRGFVPCDVLEII, encoded by the exons atgaTCCCGCCGGTCAGCACGATTCAGGACGAAAGTGGGGGCAAAGAGGACGAACGGGACCAGAATGAGACACCCAAATCCCCGACGGCGAACGGCAGCCAGCAGGAAAGCAAG CTGCAAAGACTCAAACGCTCCCTCTCCTTCAAGACCAAGAGCATCCGCAGTAAGAGCGCCGACAACTTCTTTCGAACCAGCACGGAAAACAAGACAGAGCTGCTCTctgatgtcagcagcagcacggGCCATCTCTGCAGCATCGGGATGGCCCCGCCGCATACCACCAGCCTCCCAATTCCTCCCGTCCCCCCGGCCATCCCCTCCGCGCCTCCCCCCACGTCGCGTCCCCAGTCACGCAACCCACTGCAGGTAGACTCAGCCGGGCACTGCTTCATGGAGCACATCTTCAAGAAGCCCACGTTCTGCGATGTCTGCAACCACATGATTGTAG GTACGACAGCCAAGCACGTGGTGTTCCTGGCTGGAAACACGGCGAAGCACGGCCTGCGCTGCAAAGCCTGCAAGATGAGCCTCCACCACAAGTGTGAGAATGGAGTCGGGCAGCAGAGATGCATGGGGAAACTG CCAAAAGGCTTTCGGCGGTACTACAGCTCTCCATTACTAATCCAGGAACAGTACGGCTGTATCAAGGAAGTCCTGCCCATTG cctgtggcaACAAGGTGGATCCTGTGTATGAAGCCCTGAGGTTTGGGACATCACTGGCTCAGAAGGCCAAGAGGGCCAGCGGCTCAGAGTCTCCTCACAGAAACTCA ACCAGTGACTTGGATAAAGTTCCAGAGGAAGTTGTTGctcacagcagcaggcaggagtTGTTGAGAAAACATAGCGATGATG tTTTCACAGTGATTGAGAACGGTACGGAACATTTCCaccagacagagagaaaatctGATGATCTGCCG aTGGAGCAAAGTCAGCTACAAAAGCTTAACACCTACGTGGCCTTGTACAGCTTCACCCCACAAGAGAGCCATGACCTGGAGATGAG AGCTGGAGATAGGATCCTATTGGCAGATGACTCCAATGACGACTGGTGGAAG GGGGTAATAGAGGACAGGATTGGTTTCTTCCCAGCAGCCTTTGCTCATCAGCTGCGGGACGGAGACCAAGTGTTCAGGTGTAACAGAACATTTATCGGCTGCAAAGAACAAGGCCAGATCACACTAAAGGAGGGGCAG ATCTGTGTGAGCAGTGAGGGAGAGCACAGCGGCTTCATCAGAGTGGCATGTGGAAAGAAGAGAGGCTTCGTGCCCTGTGATGTTCTGGAAATCATCTGA
- the stac gene encoding SH3 and cysteine-rich domain-containing protein isoform X1, with translation MIPPVSTIQDESGGKEDERDQNETPKSPTANGSQQESKNTVRPEHHKRKLQRLKRSLSFKTKSIRSKSADNFFRTSTENKTELLSDVSSSTGHLCSIGMAPPHTTSLPIPPVPPAIPSAPPPTSRPQSRNPLQVDSAGHCFMEHIFKKPTFCDVCNHMIVGTTAKHVVFLAGNTAKHGLRCKACKMSLHHKCENGVGQQRCMGKLPKGFRRYYSSPLLIQEQYGCIKEVLPIACGNKVDPVYEALRFGTSLAQKAKRASGSESPHRNSTSDLDKVPEEVVAHSSRQELLRKHSDDVFTVIENGTEHFHQTERKSDDLPMEQSQLQKLNTYVALYSFTPQESHDLEMRAGDRILLADDSNDDWWKGVIEDRIGFFPAAFAHQLRDGDQVFRCNRTFIGCKEQGQITLKEGQICVSSEGEHSGFIRVACGKKRGFVPCDVLEII, from the exons atgaTCCCGCCGGTCAGCACGATTCAGGACGAAAGTGGGGGCAAAGAGGACGAACGGGACCAGAATGAGACACCCAAATCCCCGACGGCGAACGGCAGCCAGCAGGAAAGCAAG AATACTGTGAGGCCTGAACATCACAAGCGCAAG CTGCAAAGACTCAAACGCTCCCTCTCCTTCAAGACCAAGAGCATCCGCAGTAAGAGCGCCGACAACTTCTTTCGAACCAGCACGGAAAACAAGACAGAGCTGCTCTctgatgtcagcagcagcacggGCCATCTCTGCAGCATCGGGATGGCCCCGCCGCATACCACCAGCCTCCCAATTCCTCCCGTCCCCCCGGCCATCCCCTCCGCGCCTCCCCCCACGTCGCGTCCCCAGTCACGCAACCCACTGCAGGTAGACTCAGCCGGGCACTGCTTCATGGAGCACATCTTCAAGAAGCCCACGTTCTGCGATGTCTGCAACCACATGATTGTAG GTACGACAGCCAAGCACGTGGTGTTCCTGGCTGGAAACACGGCGAAGCACGGCCTGCGCTGCAAAGCCTGCAAGATGAGCCTCCACCACAAGTGTGAGAATGGAGTCGGGCAGCAGAGATGCATGGGGAAACTG CCAAAAGGCTTTCGGCGGTACTACAGCTCTCCATTACTAATCCAGGAACAGTACGGCTGTATCAAGGAAGTCCTGCCCATTG cctgtggcaACAAGGTGGATCCTGTGTATGAAGCCCTGAGGTTTGGGACATCACTGGCTCAGAAGGCCAAGAGGGCCAGCGGCTCAGAGTCTCCTCACAGAAACTCA ACCAGTGACTTGGATAAAGTTCCAGAGGAAGTTGTTGctcacagcagcaggcaggagtTGTTGAGAAAACATAGCGATGATG tTTTCACAGTGATTGAGAACGGTACGGAACATTTCCaccagacagagagaaaatctGATGATCTGCCG aTGGAGCAAAGTCAGCTACAAAAGCTTAACACCTACGTGGCCTTGTACAGCTTCACCCCACAAGAGAGCCATGACCTGGAGATGAG AGCTGGAGATAGGATCCTATTGGCAGATGACTCCAATGACGACTGGTGGAAG GGGGTAATAGAGGACAGGATTGGTTTCTTCCCAGCAGCCTTTGCTCATCAGCTGCGGGACGGAGACCAAGTGTTCAGGTGTAACAGAACATTTATCGGCTGCAAAGAACAAGGCCAGATCACACTAAAGGAGGGGCAG ATCTGTGTGAGCAGTGAGGGAGAGCACAGCGGCTTCATCAGAGTGGCATGTGGAAAGAAGAGAGGCTTCGTGCCCTGTGATGTTCTGGAAATCATCTGA
- the tonsl gene encoding tonsoku-like protein, with protein sequence MSTSREIKQLQKAKSKAQANNNLKEEANICNQLGELLSRSGDYEDAIREHQQELALSEVLNDVIGRAVANRKIGECYAEMGNTDAALKHQHRHLDLARSVRDHAEEQRALATIGRTYLFRYESDQSRTSLEQAEEAFRKSLAIVDDRLEGSVPGREISEMKARLFLNLGLVCDHLGEPKRCSEFIRRSVFIAEKSQLLEDLYRANFNLGNICFRNGQHSNAVRCLEQAKECARKIKDKFSESECFHCIGKVQLSLGDFVAARRSLKKAVKLGSQQPVDRQAVKKAFRYADHGCKLEEELGEDQGNSLSSHQAVELAEQLGDLYCKVGCYSKALDAYQAQLKGAEALGKPARELAVIHVSLAATYTDLRQHNKAVEHYRKELALRQGSHAEECSTWLNIASVQEEGGCFFEEVDSCYSTALRCAQTSGQAKLQKRVLRLWLASQRRSGSSNTDDTEARLQELCVSEGWSPDGSDGEEEEEEMDNSETLEDSDVILSDSDDDLEEYDKIVSGRRKTGRWNKRNEKGETSLHRACIDGNLKQVKYLVEQGHPVNPRDYCGWTPLHEACNHGHYDVVAVLLERGANINDPGGPLCEGVTPLHDALACGNLTVARFLVERGASVTVRNSKGETALDTLRQWQKTYSRELDQDTKQECIATEKLLRKALAGGVPAAPAPAKPFDALQDSQLFDAENSEPLMSTGGSCSPSQDWTRNNRSTEAKVAATSPRWRQSNGSTQRHRARGTEAAVLYGANSSCSDDSDSDCPVRPLHSVRPRHSFLAAQRQKEAPQDKEPASVPSSGRESTREAPAASVFAREDYHSAIRGLGSAKTLLQGISQPQFSSTPAVSSSNKSALVPENEYVSDDWLEDDLREFQPKKKRRLQTEHDSTRGEETAAFSAAASQNKHSSSNTACRATAVPSSSSRSLSVKKNGSLKPHQVKMTQMPGMVRLGRREVSRSHSPNLTDDDDMRPDTPPAPPQIHILPPVQTLVAPMPTSLPLPIRMRVRVQEDVFLIPVPQSEADSCTVSWLCEQAAQRYYQKCGLLPRLSLQKEGALLSPQDPLLAVLHTNEEVLAEVCSWDLPPLPERYKKACHSLAVDENNRVTRLCEAQDGSSSVSVCGLGLASSSLTPLLRALKLQASLTELHISGNRLPDNLFPELVATTVTMPRLRLLDVSANRITGEGLEKAVNTLKGQNHPAFPCLEELDLSINPLGDGVSESLSCLLSCCPLLAKLSLQACGLTARFLQQHRLLLASALTGTGHLRSVCLSHNALGSTGFELVLKTLPLHCLTHLDLSSVCRGPADYLALEHLTKVLSQEECSLTHLSLAANGLTDSSVATLARCIPTCPTLRSLDLSGNPSVTSAGLHSILASIREASRPLTLLNFQGCQVSGPWDSEVLDGLSELVQDLRLCSQGLNKLDRQALKHSWDNSRSRGHFLDHHSKCLLSAAASL encoded by the exons ATGAGCACTTCACGGGAAATCAAAC agctgcagaaagcAAAGAGTAAAGCCCAGGCTAACAACAACTTGAAAGAGGAAGCAAACATCTGCAATCAGCTAGGGGAGCTGCTGTCCAGGAGTG GTGATTATGAGGATGCCATCAGGGAGCACCAGCAGGAGCTGGCTCTCTCCGAGGTGCTTAATGACGTGATTGGACGAGCTGTGGCTAATCGAAAGATTGGGGAGTGTTACGCAGAGATGGGGAACACTGACGCAGCTTTGAAA CACCAGCATCGTCACTTGGACCTGGCtcggtctgtcagagatcatgCCGAGGAGCAAAGGGCGCTGGCCACCATTGGTCGAACTTACCTCTTCCGTTATGAATCTGACCAATCGAGGACCAGTTTAGAACAAGCAGAGGAAGCCTTCAGGAAGAGTTTGGCCATTGTGGATGACCGTCTGGAGG GGTCAGTTCCAGGCCGAGAGATTAGTGAGATGAAGGCACGCCTCTTTCTCAATCTAGGTCTGGTCTGTGATCACCTGGGGGAGCCCAAACGCTGCAGCGAGTTCATCAGACGTAGTGTCTTCATTGCTGA gAAGAGCCAGTTGCTGGAGGATCTCTACCGTGCAAACTTTAACCTGGGCAACATCTGCTTCCGTAATGGTCAGCACTCTAATGCTGTCCGCTGCTTAGAGCAGGCCAAAGAGTGTGCCAGGAAGATTAAAGACAAATTCAGTGAGAGTGAGTGCTTTCACTGTATCGGCAAG GTGCAGCTGTCTCTAGGCGATTTTGTAGCTGCTAGGCGATCTTTAAAGAAAGCTGTCAAACTGGGTTCCCAGCAGCCAGTGGACAGACAGGCAGTGAAGAAAGCCTTCAGATATG CTGACCATGGCTGTAAACTTGAGGAAGAGTTAGGGGAAGATCAGGGCAACAGCCTGAGCTCCCATCAGGCTGTGGAGCTGGCAGAGCAGCTGGGAGACCTCTATTGTAAGGTTGGCTGCTACAGCAAAGCTCTGGATGCCTATCAAGCACAG CTAAAAGGAGCTGAAGCACTAGGAAAGCCTGCCAGGGAGCTCGCTGTCATCCACGTGTCCCTGGCTGCCACCTACACGGACCTGAGACAACACAACAAGGCCGTGGAGCACTACAGGAAAGAGTTGGCTTTACGGCAGGGCAGCCACGCAGAG GAGTGCAGCACATGGCTGAACATTGCTTCGGTTCAGGAGGAGGGCGGATGTTTCTTCGAGGAAGTTGACAGCTGCTACAGTACAGCCTTACGCTGTGCTCAGACATCTGGACAGGCCAAACTGCAG AAACGTGTGCTGAGGCTCTGGCTGGCGTCCCAGAGACGGAGCGGCTCATCCAACACTGATGACACTGAGGCCAGGCTGCAGGAGCTGTGTGTCTCGGAGGGCTGGAGTCCAGATGGGAGTGacggtgaggaggaagaggaagagatggacaaCAGCGAGACACTGGAGGACAGCGATGTCATCCTCTCAGATTCAG ATGATGATTTGGAGGAGTATGACAAGATTGTGtcaggaaggaggaagacaggaagg TGGAACAAGAGGAATGAGAAGGGCGAGACGTCTCTTCACAGAGCATGTATTGATGGAAACCTAAAGCAGGTCAAATACCTGGTAGAACAG GGCCACCCAGTGAACCCCAGGGACTACTGTGGCTGGACTCCCCTTCACGAGGCCTGCAACCACGGTCACTACG ATGTTGTAGCTGTGCTGCTGGAGCGTGGCGCTAACATCAACGATCCCGGCGGCCCCTTATGTGAGGGAGTGACTCCTCTGCATGATGCCCTGGCTTGCGGCAATTTAACCGTTGCAAGATTTTTGGTAGAGCGAGGGGCTTCTGTCACAGTGCGCAACTCTAAG GGTGAAACTGCCCTGGATACCCTACGTCAGTGGCAGAAGACATACAGCAGAGAGCTGGACCAAGACACCAAACAGGAGTGCATCGCTACAGAGAAACTGCTGAGAAAGGCGCTcgctggaggag TGCCTGCTGCCCCGGCCCCAGCCAAGCCTTTCGATGCCCTGCAGGACAGCCAGCTGTTTGATGCGGAGAACTCTGAGCCGCTGATGTCCACTGGGGGGAGCTGTTCCCCCAGCCAAGACTGGACCCGAAACAACAGGAGCACAGAGGCAAAAGTGGCAGCCACAAGCCCCAGATGGCGACAGAGCAACGGCTCAACACAGCGGCACAGAGCCAGAGGAACAGAGGCTGCTGTTCTGTATGGG gctaacagcagctgctcagatgACAGTGACTCTGATTGCCCGGTCAGGCCTCTCCATTCTGTCAggcccagacacagttttcTTGCAGCCCAGAGACAAAAGGAAGCACCTCAAGACAAAGAACCTGCCTCAGTCCCCAGCTCAGGTCGAGAAAGTACCAGGGAGGCCCCTGCAGCGTCTGTTTTTGCTAGAGAAGATTACCACAGTGCCATACGTGGCCTGGGAAGCGCCAAAACTCTTCTCCAGGGTATCTCACAGCCCCAGTTCTCTAGCACACCAGCTGTTTCATCCAGCAACAAATCTGCTCTAGTTCCAGAGAACGAGTATGTGTCTGACGACTGGTTGGAAGATGATTTGAGGGAATTCCAGccaaagaaaaagaggaggctTCAAACGGAACATGACAGCACGAGGGGGGAGGAAACAGCTGCGTTTTCTGCAGCTGCGAGTCAAAACAAGCATTCTAGCTCTAACACAGCCTGCAGAG CTACTGcagttccctcctcctccagcaggagTCTGTCTGTGAAAAAGAATGGCTCACTGAAGCCACACCAGGTCAAAATGACTCAGATGCCAGGGATGGTGCGGTTGGGCAGACGGGAGGTCAGCAGATCACACAGCCCCAACCTTACAGATGATGACGACATGAGACCGGACACACCCCCAGCACCCCCACAGATACACATTCTG CCTCCTGTTCAAACTTTGGTTGCTCCCATGCCCACATCACTTCCTCTACCAATCAGAATGAGGGTCAGAGTTCAGGAAGATGTCTTCCTCATCCCAGTGCCACAAAG TGAGGCAGACTCCTGTACAGTGTCGTGGCTGTGTGAACAGGCGGCTCAGCGTTACTACCAGAAATGCGGCCTCCTGCCTCGCCTTTCTCTGCAGAAGGAAGGCGCTCTGCTCTCCCCACAGGATCCGCTGCTGGCAGTCCTGCACACCAATGAAGAG GTTCTGGCTGAAGTTTGCTCCTGGgatctccctcctctccctgagCGCTACAAAAAGGCCTGTCACAGCCTGGCAGTGg ATGAGAACAACCGCGTCACTCGCCTGTGTGAGGCTCAGGATGGGAGTtcctctgtgtcagtgtgtggccTCGGGCTggcctcctcttctctcacccCCCTCCTGCGTGCTCTAAAACTTCAGGCCAGCCTCACCGAGCTGCACATTTCTGGAAACCGTCTCCCTGACAACCTTTTCCCTGAGCTGGTTGCCACAACGGTCACCATGCCCCGACTTCGGCTGCTGGACGTGTCTGCCAATCGCATTACAGGGGAAGGGCTAGAGAAAGCTGTGAACACTTTGAAAGGACAGAACCACCCTGCTTTTCCA TGTCTGGAGGAGCTCGACCTGAGTATAAACCCACTGGGCGATGGTGTGTCTGAGTCACTGTCctgtctgctgtcctgctgcccACTCTTAGCCAAGCTGTCTCTGCAGGCCTGTGGTCTCACTGCTCGCTTCCTTCAGCAGCACCGACTGCTGCTAGCCAGCGCTCTGACAG GCACTGGCCACCTGAGATCAGTGTGcctatcccacaatgcacttgGCTCCACTGGCTTTGAGCTGGTGTTGAAGACTCTGCCCCTTCACTGTCTCACACACCTGGacttgtcttctgtctgtcgGGGTCCTGCAGATTACCTGGCACTGGAACACCTCACTAAAGTCCTGTCACAG GAAGAGTGTTCTCTGACCCACCTGAGTCTGGCAGCAAACGGGTTGACGGACAGTAGTGTAGCCACCTTGGccag GTGCATACCGACATGTCCGACCCTGCGGAGCCTGGACCTGTCAGGAAACCCATCTGTCACCTCAGCAGGCCTTCACAGCATCCTGGCTTCCATCAGAGAGGCTTCTCGACCACTGACACTGCTAAACTTTCAAG GTTGTCAGGTGTCCGGCCCCTGGGACAGTGAAGTTCTGGATGGTTTGTCAGAGCTCGTCCAGGATCTCAGACTCTGCTCTCAAGGTCTAAACAAGCTGGACCGACAGGCCTTAAAGCACAGCTGGGATAACAGCAGGTCACGTGGACACTTCCTGGACCATCACAGCAAGTGCctgctctcagctgcagcctctctgtga